A region from the Pungitius pungitius chromosome 16, fPunPun2.1, whole genome shotgun sequence genome encodes:
- the LOC119215393 gene encoding HMG box transcription factor BBX isoform X6, protein MSTVCCKTVDIFTAKAFWGDLGSESLVSSVAADGSSSLHDNGCGRFIFINHTAFPYLFPLCGSTMKGGGRGKEPPVAGEITGKRPKRKCLQWHPLLSKKALDFSEEEEEEDEEELEKQPVVCSQDQESQVQCGSTAVEVEEDSSEQRARRPMNAFLLFCKRHRSLVRQEHPRLDNRGATKILADWWALLEPKEKQKYTDMAKEYKDAFMKANPGYKWCPTTSKPVKGPSCQPVTPRKKVWSFSSNSTKDSSTAKKVPKTVDSMPQLNFAMADPTKMGGLSMLLLAGEHALTNREIPSSNKASLPDTASEGNALPGDEGEMLSGTTPNTVPELTQSRVKCASSPLAESSLSVAPEGKPCSQSALFQLAEMCLASEAGQMDTTVSQQPEACPSAASLQQTTVKSVNKEETQDRDDCPPSSCTSDPSPSLSSVTSTSTNAIPPQLCSQNARVKIKSKIKEVAKSNNTDEIPCSAKKIFKKSTQAESSVDSVFSTIEAVAKGAWKDTEEKPKKKIPSSPSSGNSGVPKKKSKPKVKVLVQDKEEEMEEDRGQGGQHSASEVEMTDETIDGRLKTETNVAGMGSTDTQGIMAEPHLSPCSPSSSKLKEEDKGKERSSEGALDSNTESHGSRKSERSCKGALYKTLVSEGMLTSLRANIDRGKRGALRASDHDANWSDDSWTVSQIGTNNPKKLKKSKSKEECSQGLGKLEEEFERKFNSLPQYSPMTFDKKGTAVTKKKKPDGSITEEEVTKAGKVVPSDSTLDSASKAKPCAPVAIMCPDVQGSTSMETLVGSQKRKARKTKITHLVRTADGSVSPVEEDKTRDLNQEEDKKPLPQQNLCNEKGSPSNPRVKEEEDEEAERSTAPQELPAFFSLAALAEVAAMENVHRGQRGLAENPKKELGQTPVLISCADQ, encoded by the exons ATGTCTACAGTATGCTGCAAAACTGTTGATATTTTCACGGCGAAAGCGTTTTGGGGAGATTTGGGCAGCGAGTCGCTCGTTTCCTCCGTTGCTGCAGACGG GTCATCGTCATTGCATGACAACGGCTGTGGCAGATTCATCTTCATCAATCATACAGCATTTCCATATCTTTTTCCTCT GTGCGGTAGTACCATGAAGGGTGGAGGTAGGGGAAAGGAGCCACCTGTTGCAGGGGAGATCACTGGCAAGCGGCCAAAACGCAAATGCCTGCAGTGGCACCCACTTCTCTCCAAAAAGGCTCTAGATttctctgaggaggaggaagaggaggatgaagaggagctggagaag CAGCCAGTGGTGTGCAGCCAGGACCAGGAGTCCCAGGTGCAGTGTGGAAGCACAGCagtggaagtggaggaggaCTCGAGTGAACAGCGGGCCCGGCGGCCCATGAATGcctttctcctcttctgcaAACGCCACCGCTCCCTGGTGCGGCAGGAACACCCGCGCTTGGATAACCGAGGGGCCACGAAGATCCTGGCTGACTGGTGGGCTCTGCTGGAgcccaaagagaagcagaaataCACTGACATGGCCAAGGAG TACAAGGATGCTTTCATGAAGGCAAACCCGGGCTACAAGTGGTGTCCCACCACCAGCAAACCAGTTAAGGGCCCTTCCTGTCAGCCAGTCACCCCCCGCAAAAAAGTTTGGTCTTTCTCTTCCAACTCAACAAAGGATTCCTCCACTGCCAAAAAAGTGCCCAAAACAGTAGACAGTATGCCACAGTTAAACTTTGCCATGGCAG atccTACCAAGATGGGAGGCCTTAGcatgctgctgttagctggagAACATGCCCTCACAAACAGAGAG ATCCCTTCCAGCAATAAAGCTAGTTTACCTGACACAGCCAGCGAAGGGAACGCCCTTCCAGGGGATGAGGGAGAG ATGCTGTCTGGAACTACACCAAACACAGTGCCTGAGCTCACTCAGAGCAGGGTAAAGTGTGCCTCATCCCCACTGGCAGAG TCATCTCTCTCTGTGGCACCTGAAGGAAAACCATGCAGTCAGTCTGCTCTCTTCCAGCTTGCTGAG ATGTGCTTAGCGTCTGAAGCTGGACAGATGGACACTACAGTGTCTCAGCAGCCTGAGGCCTGCCCCTCTGCAGCCTCTCTCCAGCAAACCACAGTCAAATCAGTGAACAAGGAGGAGACACAAGACAGAGACGACTGTCCCCCTTCCTCTTGCACATCGGACCCCTCACCTTCGCTCTCCTCCGTCACTTCTACCTCCACTAATGCCATTCCCCCACAACTCTGCAGCCAAAACGCCCGTGTCAAAATTAAAAGCAAGATAAAAGAGGTGGCCAAGTCAAACAACACCGACGAGATCCCCTGCTCAGCAAAGAAGATTTTCAAGAAGAGTACCCAGGCAGAGTCCAGTGTGGACAGTGTCTTCAGCACGATCGAGGCAGTGGCCAAAGGGGCCtggaaggacacagaggagaagCCCAAGAAGAAGATTCCAAGCAGTCCTAGTAGTGGCAACTCTGGTGTGCCCAAAAAGAAGAGTAAGCCCAAAGTCAAGGTCCTTGTCcaagacaaagaggaggagatggaggaggatagAGGGCAGGGTGGGCAGCACAGTGCCTCCGAGGTGGAAATGACTGATGAGACGATCGATGGCCGTCTCAAGACGGAGACAAACGTGGCAGGCATGGGAAGCACAGACACGCAAGGCATTATGGCAGAGCCCcatctctccccctgcagccccTCCTCTTCTAAGCTCAAAGAGGAAGACAAGGGGAAAGAGAGGTCAAGTGAAGGGGCCCTCGACTCCAACACAGAGAGCCACGGCTCCAGGAAGTCAGAGCGCAGCTGTAAAGGCGCTCTGTATAAGACGCTTGTTTCAGAGGGAATGCTGACCTCACTGAGAGCCAACATCGACAGAG GTAAAAGAGGTGCTCTGCGTGCATCTGATCATGATGCCAACTGGAGCGATGACAGCTGGACAGTTTCTCAGATAGGAACTAATAATCCCAAGAAGCTGAAGAAGTCCAAGTCCAAAGAAGAATGTTCACAAGG CCTAGGGAAACTGGAAGAGGAGTTTGAAAGAAAGTTCAACAGCCTGCCACAGTACAGCCCCATGACATTTGATAAGAAGGGGACGGCTgtcacaaagaagaagaagcctgaCGGCTCCATCACCGAAGAGGAAGTCACTAAGGCCGGGAAAG TGGTGCCGAGTGACTCCACGCTAGATTCAGCTTCAAAAGCCAAACCATGTGCCCCCGTAGCCATAATGTGCCCGGACGTCCAGGGCAGCACAAGTATGGAGACGCTAGTGGGTAGCCAGAAGAGGAAAGCCAGGAAGACCAAGATCACACATTTGGTGCGCACAGCTGATGGCAGTGTTTCTCCAGTGGAGG AGGATAAAACTCGGGATCTGAACCAGGAAGAGGATAAGAAGCCATTACCCCAACAGAATTTATGCAATGAAAAAGGTAGCCCCAGTAATCCgagagtgaaggaggaggaagacgaggaggctgAGAGGAGCACCGCACCACAAGAGCTACCTGCTTTCTTCAGCCTGGCTGCCCTTGCTGAGGTAGCAGCCATGGAAAACGTTCACAG AGGCCAGAGAGGCTTGGCTGAGAATCCGAAGAAGGAGCTGGGCCAGACTCCAGTGCTCATCTCCTGCGCTGATCAGTGA
- the LOC119215393 gene encoding HMG box transcription factor BBX isoform X7, with translation MKGGGRGKEPPVAGEITGKRPKRKCLQWHPLLSKKALDFSEEEEEEDEEELEKQPVVCSQDQESQVQCGSTAVEVEEDSSEQRARRPMNAFLLFCKRHRSLVRQEHPRLDNRGATKILADWWALLEPKEKQKYTDMAKEYKDAFMKANPGYKWCPTTSKPVKGPSCQPVTPRKKVWSFSSNSTKDSSTAKKVPKTVDSMPQLNFAMADPTKMGGLSMLLLAGEHALTNREIPSSNKASLPDTASEGNALPGDEGEMLSGTTPNTVPELTQSRVKCASSPLAESSLSVAPEGKPCSQSALFQLAEMCLASEAGQMDTTVSQQPEACPSAASLQQTTVKSVNKEETQDRDDCPPSSCTSDPSPSLSSVTSTSTNAIPPQLCSQNARVKIKSKIKEVAKSNNTDEIPCSAKKIFKKSTQAESSVDSVFSTIEAVAKGAWKDTEEKPKKKIPSSPSSGNSGVPKKKSKPKVKVLVQDKEEEMEEDRGQGGQHSASEVEMTDETIDGRLKTETNVAGMGSTDTQGIMAEPHLSPCSPSSSKLKEEDKGKERSSEGALDSNTESHGSRKSERSCKGALYKTLVSEGMLTSLRANIDRGKRGALRASDHDANWSDDSWTVSQIGTNNPKKLKKSKSKEECSQGLGKLEEEFERKFNSLPQYSPMTFDKKGTAVTKKKKPDGSITEEEVTKAGKGSSPSQKKTSFHKIVRKQKLKRERPCAVDTVVVPSDSTLDSASKAKPCAPVAIMCPDVQGSTSMETLVGSQKRKARKTKITHLVRTADGSVSPVEEDKTRDLNQEEDKKPLPQQNLCNEKGSPSNPRVKEEEDEEAERSTAPQELPAFFSLAALAEVAAMENVHRGQRGLAENPKKELGQTPVLISCADQ, from the exons ATGAAGGGTGGAGGTAGGGGAAAGGAGCCACCTGTTGCAGGGGAGATCACTGGCAAGCGGCCAAAACGCAAATGCCTGCAGTGGCACCCACTTCTCTCCAAAAAGGCTCTAGATttctctgaggaggaggaagaggaggatgaagaggagctggagaag CAGCCAGTGGTGTGCAGCCAGGACCAGGAGTCCCAGGTGCAGTGTGGAAGCACAGCagtggaagtggaggaggaCTCGAGTGAACAGCGGGCCCGGCGGCCCATGAATGcctttctcctcttctgcaAACGCCACCGCTCCCTGGTGCGGCAGGAACACCCGCGCTTGGATAACCGAGGGGCCACGAAGATCCTGGCTGACTGGTGGGCTCTGCTGGAgcccaaagagaagcagaaataCACTGACATGGCCAAGGAG TACAAGGATGCTTTCATGAAGGCAAACCCGGGCTACAAGTGGTGTCCCACCACCAGCAAACCAGTTAAGGGCCCTTCCTGTCAGCCAGTCACCCCCCGCAAAAAAGTTTGGTCTTTCTCTTCCAACTCAACAAAGGATTCCTCCACTGCCAAAAAAGTGCCCAAAACAGTAGACAGTATGCCACAGTTAAACTTTGCCATGGCAG atccTACCAAGATGGGAGGCCTTAGcatgctgctgttagctggagAACATGCCCTCACAAACAGAGAG ATCCCTTCCAGCAATAAAGCTAGTTTACCTGACACAGCCAGCGAAGGGAACGCCCTTCCAGGGGATGAGGGAGAG ATGCTGTCTGGAACTACACCAAACACAGTGCCTGAGCTCACTCAGAGCAGGGTAAAGTGTGCCTCATCCCCACTGGCAGAG TCATCTCTCTCTGTGGCACCTGAAGGAAAACCATGCAGTCAGTCTGCTCTCTTCCAGCTTGCTGAG ATGTGCTTAGCGTCTGAAGCTGGACAGATGGACACTACAGTGTCTCAGCAGCCTGAGGCCTGCCCCTCTGCAGCCTCTCTCCAGCAAACCACAGTCAAATCAGTGAACAAGGAGGAGACACAAGACAGAGACGACTGTCCCCCTTCCTCTTGCACATCGGACCCCTCACCTTCGCTCTCCTCCGTCACTTCTACCTCCACTAATGCCATTCCCCCACAACTCTGCAGCCAAAACGCCCGTGTCAAAATTAAAAGCAAGATAAAAGAGGTGGCCAAGTCAAACAACACCGACGAGATCCCCTGCTCAGCAAAGAAGATTTTCAAGAAGAGTACCCAGGCAGAGTCCAGTGTGGACAGTGTCTTCAGCACGATCGAGGCAGTGGCCAAAGGGGCCtggaaggacacagaggagaagCCCAAGAAGAAGATTCCAAGCAGTCCTAGTAGTGGCAACTCTGGTGTGCCCAAAAAGAAGAGTAAGCCCAAAGTCAAGGTCCTTGTCcaagacaaagaggaggagatggaggaggatagAGGGCAGGGTGGGCAGCACAGTGCCTCCGAGGTGGAAATGACTGATGAGACGATCGATGGCCGTCTCAAGACGGAGACAAACGTGGCAGGCATGGGAAGCACAGACACGCAAGGCATTATGGCAGAGCCCcatctctccccctgcagccccTCCTCTTCTAAGCTCAAAGAGGAAGACAAGGGGAAAGAGAGGTCAAGTGAAGGGGCCCTCGACTCCAACACAGAGAGCCACGGCTCCAGGAAGTCAGAGCGCAGCTGTAAAGGCGCTCTGTATAAGACGCTTGTTTCAGAGGGAATGCTGACCTCACTGAGAGCCAACATCGACAGAG GTAAAAGAGGTGCTCTGCGTGCATCTGATCATGATGCCAACTGGAGCGATGACAGCTGGACAGTTTCTCAGATAGGAACTAATAATCCCAAGAAGCTGAAGAAGTCCAAGTCCAAAGAAGAATGTTCACAAGG CCTAGGGAAACTGGAAGAGGAGTTTGAAAGAAAGTTCAACAGCCTGCCACAGTACAGCCCCATGACATTTGATAAGAAGGGGACGGCTgtcacaaagaagaagaagcctgaCGGCTCCATCACCGAAGAGGAAGTCACTAAGGCCGGGAAAG GGTCATCTCCATCTCAGAAAAAGACTTCATTCCACAAGATTGTTAGGAAGCAAAAACTCAAAAGGGAGAGACCATGTGCAGTCGACACAG TAGTGGTGCCGAGTGACTCCACGCTAGATTCAGCTTCAAAAGCCAAACCATGTGCCCCCGTAGCCATAATGTGCCCGGACGTCCAGGGCAGCACAAGTATGGAGACGCTAGTGGGTAGCCAGAAGAGGAAAGCCAGGAAGACCAAGATCACACATTTGGTGCGCACAGCTGATGGCAGTGTTTCTCCAGTGGAGG AGGATAAAACTCGGGATCTGAACCAGGAAGAGGATAAGAAGCCATTACCCCAACAGAATTTATGCAATGAAAAAGGTAGCCCCAGTAATCCgagagtgaaggaggaggaagacgaggaggctgAGAGGAGCACCGCACCACAAGAGCTACCTGCTTTCTTCAGCCTGGCTGCCCTTGCTGAGGTAGCAGCCATGGAAAACGTTCACAG AGGCCAGAGAGGCTTGGCTGAGAATCCGAAGAAGGAGCTGGGCCAGACTCCAGTGCTCATCTCCTGCGCTGATCAGTGA
- the LOC119215393 gene encoding HMG box transcription factor BBX isoform X4 yields the protein MSTVCCKTVDIFTAKAFWGDLGSESLVSSVAADGCGSTMKGGGRGKEPPVAGEITGKRPKRKCLQWHPLLSKKALDFSEEEEEEDEEELEKQPVVCSQDQESQVQCGSTAVEVEEDSSEQRARRPMNAFLLFCKRHRSLVRQEHPRLDNRGATKILADWWALLEPKEKQKYTDMAKEYKDAFMKANPGYKWCPTTSKPVKGPSCQPVTPRKKVWSFSSNSTKDSSTAKKVPKTVDSMPQLNFAMADPTKMGGLSMLLLAGEHALTNREIPSSNKASLPDTASEGNALPGDEGEMLSGTTPNTVPELTQSRVKCASSPLAESSLSVAPEGKPCSQSALFQLAEMCLASEAGQMDTTVSQQPEACPSAASLQQTTVKSVNKEETQDRDDCPPSSCTSDPSPSLSSVTSTSTNAIPPQLCSQNARVKIKSKIKEVAKSNNTDEIPCSAKKIFKKSTQAESSVDSVFSTIEAVAKGAWKDTEEKPKKKIPSSPSSGNSGVPKKKSKPKVKVLVQDKEEEMEEDRGQGGQHSASEVEMTDETIDGRLKTETNVAGMGSTDTQGIMAEPHLSPCSPSSSKLKEEDKGKERSSEGALDSNTESHGSRKSERSCKGALYKTLVSEGMLTSLRANIDRGKRGALRASDHDANWSDDSWTVSQIGTNNPKKLKKSKSKEECSQGLGKLEEEFERKFNSLPQYSPMTFDKKGTAVTKKKKPDGSITEEEVTKAGKGSSPSQKKTSFHKIVRKQKLKRERPCAVDTVVVPSDSTLDSASKAKPCAPVAIMCPDVQGSTSMETLVGSQKRKARKTKITHLVRTADGSVSPVEEDKTRDLNQEEDKKPLPQQNLCNEKGSPSNPRVKEEEDEEAERSTAPQELPAFFSLAALAEVAAMENVHRGQRGLAENPKKELGQTPVLISCADQ from the exons ATGTCTACAGTATGCTGCAAAACTGTTGATATTTTCACGGCGAAAGCGTTTTGGGGAGATTTGGGCAGCGAGTCGCTCGTTTCCTCCGTTGCTGCAGACGG GTGCGGTAGTACCATGAAGGGTGGAGGTAGGGGAAAGGAGCCACCTGTTGCAGGGGAGATCACTGGCAAGCGGCCAAAACGCAAATGCCTGCAGTGGCACCCACTTCTCTCCAAAAAGGCTCTAGATttctctgaggaggaggaagaggaggatgaagaggagctggagaag CAGCCAGTGGTGTGCAGCCAGGACCAGGAGTCCCAGGTGCAGTGTGGAAGCACAGCagtggaagtggaggaggaCTCGAGTGAACAGCGGGCCCGGCGGCCCATGAATGcctttctcctcttctgcaAACGCCACCGCTCCCTGGTGCGGCAGGAACACCCGCGCTTGGATAACCGAGGGGCCACGAAGATCCTGGCTGACTGGTGGGCTCTGCTGGAgcccaaagagaagcagaaataCACTGACATGGCCAAGGAG TACAAGGATGCTTTCATGAAGGCAAACCCGGGCTACAAGTGGTGTCCCACCACCAGCAAACCAGTTAAGGGCCCTTCCTGTCAGCCAGTCACCCCCCGCAAAAAAGTTTGGTCTTTCTCTTCCAACTCAACAAAGGATTCCTCCACTGCCAAAAAAGTGCCCAAAACAGTAGACAGTATGCCACAGTTAAACTTTGCCATGGCAG atccTACCAAGATGGGAGGCCTTAGcatgctgctgttagctggagAACATGCCCTCACAAACAGAGAG ATCCCTTCCAGCAATAAAGCTAGTTTACCTGACACAGCCAGCGAAGGGAACGCCCTTCCAGGGGATGAGGGAGAG ATGCTGTCTGGAACTACACCAAACACAGTGCCTGAGCTCACTCAGAGCAGGGTAAAGTGTGCCTCATCCCCACTGGCAGAG TCATCTCTCTCTGTGGCACCTGAAGGAAAACCATGCAGTCAGTCTGCTCTCTTCCAGCTTGCTGAG ATGTGCTTAGCGTCTGAAGCTGGACAGATGGACACTACAGTGTCTCAGCAGCCTGAGGCCTGCCCCTCTGCAGCCTCTCTCCAGCAAACCACAGTCAAATCAGTGAACAAGGAGGAGACACAAGACAGAGACGACTGTCCCCCTTCCTCTTGCACATCGGACCCCTCACCTTCGCTCTCCTCCGTCACTTCTACCTCCACTAATGCCATTCCCCCACAACTCTGCAGCCAAAACGCCCGTGTCAAAATTAAAAGCAAGATAAAAGAGGTGGCCAAGTCAAACAACACCGACGAGATCCCCTGCTCAGCAAAGAAGATTTTCAAGAAGAGTACCCAGGCAGAGTCCAGTGTGGACAGTGTCTTCAGCACGATCGAGGCAGTGGCCAAAGGGGCCtggaaggacacagaggagaagCCCAAGAAGAAGATTCCAAGCAGTCCTAGTAGTGGCAACTCTGGTGTGCCCAAAAAGAAGAGTAAGCCCAAAGTCAAGGTCCTTGTCcaagacaaagaggaggagatggaggaggatagAGGGCAGGGTGGGCAGCACAGTGCCTCCGAGGTGGAAATGACTGATGAGACGATCGATGGCCGTCTCAAGACGGAGACAAACGTGGCAGGCATGGGAAGCACAGACACGCAAGGCATTATGGCAGAGCCCcatctctccccctgcagccccTCCTCTTCTAAGCTCAAAGAGGAAGACAAGGGGAAAGAGAGGTCAAGTGAAGGGGCCCTCGACTCCAACACAGAGAGCCACGGCTCCAGGAAGTCAGAGCGCAGCTGTAAAGGCGCTCTGTATAAGACGCTTGTTTCAGAGGGAATGCTGACCTCACTGAGAGCCAACATCGACAGAG GTAAAAGAGGTGCTCTGCGTGCATCTGATCATGATGCCAACTGGAGCGATGACAGCTGGACAGTTTCTCAGATAGGAACTAATAATCCCAAGAAGCTGAAGAAGTCCAAGTCCAAAGAAGAATGTTCACAAGG CCTAGGGAAACTGGAAGAGGAGTTTGAAAGAAAGTTCAACAGCCTGCCACAGTACAGCCCCATGACATTTGATAAGAAGGGGACGGCTgtcacaaagaagaagaagcctgaCGGCTCCATCACCGAAGAGGAAGTCACTAAGGCCGGGAAAG GGTCATCTCCATCTCAGAAAAAGACTTCATTCCACAAGATTGTTAGGAAGCAAAAACTCAAAAGGGAGAGACCATGTGCAGTCGACACAG TAGTGGTGCCGAGTGACTCCACGCTAGATTCAGCTTCAAAAGCCAAACCATGTGCCCCCGTAGCCATAATGTGCCCGGACGTCCAGGGCAGCACAAGTATGGAGACGCTAGTGGGTAGCCAGAAGAGGAAAGCCAGGAAGACCAAGATCACACATTTGGTGCGCACAGCTGATGGCAGTGTTTCTCCAGTGGAGG AGGATAAAACTCGGGATCTGAACCAGGAAGAGGATAAGAAGCCATTACCCCAACAGAATTTATGCAATGAAAAAGGTAGCCCCAGTAATCCgagagtgaaggaggaggaagacgaggaggctgAGAGGAGCACCGCACCACAAGAGCTACCTGCTTTCTTCAGCCTGGCTGCCCTTGCTGAGGTAGCAGCCATGGAAAACGTTCACAG AGGCCAGAGAGGCTTGGCTGAGAATCCGAAGAAGGAGCTGGGCCAGACTCCAGTGCTCATCTCCTGCGCTGATCAGTGA
- the LOC119215393 gene encoding HMG box transcription factor BBX isoform X3 codes for MSTVCCKTVDIFTAKAFWGDLGSESLVSSVAADGSSSLHDNGCGRFIFINHTAFPYLFPLCGSTMKGGGRGKEPPVAGEITGKRPKRKCLQWHPLLSKKALDFSEEEEEEDEEELEKPVVCSQDQESQVQCGSTAVEVEEDSSEQRARRPMNAFLLFCKRHRSLVRQEHPRLDNRGATKILADWWALLEPKEKQKYTDMAKEYKDAFMKANPGYKWCPTTSKPVKGPSCQPVTPRKKVWSFSSNSTKDSSTAKKVPKTVDSMPQLNFAMADPTKMGGLSMLLLAGEHALTNREIPSSNKASLPDTASEGNALPGDEGEMLSGTTPNTVPELTQSRVKCASSPLAESSLSVAPEGKPCSQSALFQLAEMCLASEAGQMDTTVSQQPEACPSAASLQQTTVKSVNKEETQDRDDCPPSSCTSDPSPSLSSVTSTSTNAIPPQLCSQNARVKIKSKIKEVAKSNNTDEIPCSAKKIFKKSTQAESSVDSVFSTIEAVAKGAWKDTEEKPKKKIPSSPSSGNSGVPKKKSKPKVKVLVQDKEEEMEEDRGQGGQHSASEVEMTDETIDGRLKTETNVAGMGSTDTQGIMAEPHLSPCSPSSSKLKEEDKGKERSSEGALDSNTESHGSRKSERSCKGALYKTLVSEGMLTSLRANIDRGKRGALRASDHDANWSDDSWTVSQIGTNNPKKLKKSKSKEECSQGLGKLEEEFERKFNSLPQYSPMTFDKKGTAVTKKKKPDGSITEEEVTKAGKGSSPSQKKTSFHKIVRKQKLKRERPCAVDTVVVPSDSTLDSASKAKPCAPVAIMCPDVQGSTSMETLVGSQKRKARKTKITHLVRTADGSVSPVEEDKTRDLNQEEDKKPLPQQNLCNEKGSPSNPRVKEEEDEEAERSTAPQELPAFFSLAALAEVAAMENVHRGQRGLAENPKKELGQTPVLISCADQ; via the exons ATGTCTACAGTATGCTGCAAAACTGTTGATATTTTCACGGCGAAAGCGTTTTGGGGAGATTTGGGCAGCGAGTCGCTCGTTTCCTCCGTTGCTGCAGACGG GTCATCGTCATTGCATGACAACGGCTGTGGCAGATTCATCTTCATCAATCATACAGCATTTCCATATCTTTTTCCTCT GTGCGGTAGTACCATGAAGGGTGGAGGTAGGGGAAAGGAGCCACCTGTTGCAGGGGAGATCACTGGCAAGCGGCCAAAACGCAAATGCCTGCAGTGGCACCCACTTCTCTCCAAAAAGGCTCTAGATttctctgaggaggaggaagaggaggatgaagaggagctggagaag CCAGTGGTGTGCAGCCAGGACCAGGAGTCCCAGGTGCAGTGTGGAAGCACAGCagtggaagtggaggaggaCTCGAGTGAACAGCGGGCCCGGCGGCCCATGAATGcctttctcctcttctgcaAACGCCACCGCTCCCTGGTGCGGCAGGAACACCCGCGCTTGGATAACCGAGGGGCCACGAAGATCCTGGCTGACTGGTGGGCTCTGCTGGAgcccaaagagaagcagaaataCACTGACATGGCCAAGGAG TACAAGGATGCTTTCATGAAGGCAAACCCGGGCTACAAGTGGTGTCCCACCACCAGCAAACCAGTTAAGGGCCCTTCCTGTCAGCCAGTCACCCCCCGCAAAAAAGTTTGGTCTTTCTCTTCCAACTCAACAAAGGATTCCTCCACTGCCAAAAAAGTGCCCAAAACAGTAGACAGTATGCCACAGTTAAACTTTGCCATGGCAG atccTACCAAGATGGGAGGCCTTAGcatgctgctgttagctggagAACATGCCCTCACAAACAGAGAG ATCCCTTCCAGCAATAAAGCTAGTTTACCTGACACAGCCAGCGAAGGGAACGCCCTTCCAGGGGATGAGGGAGAG ATGCTGTCTGGAACTACACCAAACACAGTGCCTGAGCTCACTCAGAGCAGGGTAAAGTGTGCCTCATCCCCACTGGCAGAG TCATCTCTCTCTGTGGCACCTGAAGGAAAACCATGCAGTCAGTCTGCTCTCTTCCAGCTTGCTGAG ATGTGCTTAGCGTCTGAAGCTGGACAGATGGACACTACAGTGTCTCAGCAGCCTGAGGCCTGCCCCTCTGCAGCCTCTCTCCAGCAAACCACAGTCAAATCAGTGAACAAGGAGGAGACACAAGACAGAGACGACTGTCCCCCTTCCTCTTGCACATCGGACCCCTCACCTTCGCTCTCCTCCGTCACTTCTACCTCCACTAATGCCATTCCCCCACAACTCTGCAGCCAAAACGCCCGTGTCAAAATTAAAAGCAAGATAAAAGAGGTGGCCAAGTCAAACAACACCGACGAGATCCCCTGCTCAGCAAAGAAGATTTTCAAGAAGAGTACCCAGGCAGAGTCCAGTGTGGACAGTGTCTTCAGCACGATCGAGGCAGTGGCCAAAGGGGCCtggaaggacacagaggagaagCCCAAGAAGAAGATTCCAAGCAGTCCTAGTAGTGGCAACTCTGGTGTGCCCAAAAAGAAGAGTAAGCCCAAAGTCAAGGTCCTTGTCcaagacaaagaggaggagatggaggaggatagAGGGCAGGGTGGGCAGCACAGTGCCTCCGAGGTGGAAATGACTGATGAGACGATCGATGGCCGTCTCAAGACGGAGACAAACGTGGCAGGCATGGGAAGCACAGACACGCAAGGCATTATGGCAGAGCCCcatctctccccctgcagccccTCCTCTTCTAAGCTCAAAGAGGAAGACAAGGGGAAAGAGAGGTCAAGTGAAGGGGCCCTCGACTCCAACACAGAGAGCCACGGCTCCAGGAAGTCAGAGCGCAGCTGTAAAGGCGCTCTGTATAAGACGCTTGTTTCAGAGGGAATGCTGACCTCACTGAGAGCCAACATCGACAGAG GTAAAAGAGGTGCTCTGCGTGCATCTGATCATGATGCCAACTGGAGCGATGACAGCTGGACAGTTTCTCAGATAGGAACTAATAATCCCAAGAAGCTGAAGAAGTCCAAGTCCAAAGAAGAATGTTCACAAGG CCTAGGGAAACTGGAAGAGGAGTTTGAAAGAAAGTTCAACAGCCTGCCACAGTACAGCCCCATGACATTTGATAAGAAGGGGACGGCTgtcacaaagaagaagaagcctgaCGGCTCCATCACCGAAGAGGAAGTCACTAAGGCCGGGAAAG GGTCATCTCCATCTCAGAAAAAGACTTCATTCCACAAGATTGTTAGGAAGCAAAAACTCAAAAGGGAGAGACCATGTGCAGTCGACACAG TAGTGGTGCCGAGTGACTCCACGCTAGATTCAGCTTCAAAAGCCAAACCATGTGCCCCCGTAGCCATAATGTGCCCGGACGTCCAGGGCAGCACAAGTATGGAGACGCTAGTGGGTAGCCAGAAGAGGAAAGCCAGGAAGACCAAGATCACACATTTGGTGCGCACAGCTGATGGCAGTGTTTCTCCAGTGGAGG AGGATAAAACTCGGGATCTGAACCAGGAAGAGGATAAGAAGCCATTACCCCAACAGAATTTATGCAATGAAAAAGGTAGCCCCAGTAATCCgagagtgaaggaggaggaagacgaggaggctgAGAGGAGCACCGCACCACAAGAGCTACCTGCTTTCTTCAGCCTGGCTGCCCTTGCTGAGGTAGCAGCCATGGAAAACGTTCACAG AGGCCAGAGAGGCTTGGCTGAGAATCCGAAGAAGGAGCTGGGCCAGACTCCAGTGCTCATCTCCTGCGCTGATCAGTGA